The following nucleotide sequence is from Pseudomonadota bacterium.
AGGCCGTGCTGCGAGACGTGGGCGGGCGTCGCATCTGGATCGAGCACGGGCAGCAGTTCGATGTATTCAACCGCTCTGAAGATTACGGAAATCGCTACGCGCTTCCGCCGGGCTTCTTCATCACCGAGACGGTGGTGGGGGGCGCCAGCCGCCACTCTGAGTTCGGCACGAGCACCTGGCTGAAGGACATTCGTTCGGTCGCCACCATGCAGATCCCCGACTGGGTGGTCTCGAACTACTTCTATCGCGAGATGAGCCCGTATCTGCGCTGGTTGCTGCTGCCGTTCATGCTGATGTTCGGCGTGAGCATCGTCGTGCTCATCGGTGCAGCCCTGCGTGCCGCGGGAATGACCCAGGGCAACTTCGTGTTCAGCCTCCCCATATTCACCTGGTTTCACGCTTTTGGAGATGTGCTTCGCTTCGTGCTCGAAGTGAACGCAGCGTTCATGACGTTTCTGCTGATGCTCGCCATTCCGCTGACCTTCGTGATTCGCGACGCGCGACGGGCCATGCTTCGGTTCCGCCTGATGGGACCGGATGGATTCGATCCGGACGTTGACTCCATCGAGCCGTACATGGCGGGTGCCCGCAAGGTGTTCGCCGACCACCCTGATGTGTCGGTGTTCGTGTTCGGCCACACCCACGATGCCTTTCTCGAGAGCGAACCCGATGGTCGCATCGTGTTCAACACGGGCACGTGGCTCAAACTGCTGCGACGCGTGCCCGTGCGCTTCGGCTATCTGCCGTCGGTGTACGTGCCGTCGTTCCGACTCAACTACTTCCATCTGCACTCCAGCGACGGAGAGCCGGTCATCGACTACGTCGAGATCCCCAAGACGCCCGATGCGCGCGAGCTCACGGGGCTGCAGAAGCTGCTGCTGTTCGGGCGTCGTCCACCCGAGCCGCGACCCATCGCGGCGCGCACCGTGATCCCCGCGCGGGTGCCGGTCGAGGTGGCGGGCTCGACGTAGCTCAGGGCGATCGGCGAGAGACCTTCAGCCCGCCGATTTCGACGAACTCGTCGGTGACATTGACGCTCTCACCGCTCGGCGGGCGGTTGGAGAACTCCTCGATGAGCGCAAGATATTCGGTCATGCTCTGCTCCACGCGCTTCGACAGGTCTTCCTTCTGGGTCTCGAGGCGGTGTTCGAGCGTTCGGTTCGTGACGTGCTGGGCCAGTCGCTCGGAGGGCAGGACGAGGAACAGTCTCCCCGCAGTCATGACCCCTGCTCCCATCATCGCTGGAAGCAACGTAGAACCGCCTACAGTCATCACGATTCCCACGCCTCGAAAACCGTTCGCAAGGGCCGCGGCCATCGTCAGCCCCCAGGCCGCTGCTGCGATTGGACG
It contains:
- a CDS encoding phosphoesterase; amino-acid sequence: MSSHTPSTHAPTHLYLVSDLHWGGDGQLQVCEYTTEFVDWLKTLEVHDKSTELLIVGDTFGLWESTTMHGPPALEEIIRHHGDIFEQLKRTGERITITMLVGNHDYELACDPKAYGEILARYNIRLVIDEAVLRDVGGRRIWIEHGQQFDVFNRSEDYGNRYALPPGFFITETVVGGASRHSEFGTSTWLKDIRSVATMQIPDWVVSNYFYREMSPYLRWLLLPFMLMFGVSIVVLIGAALRAAGMTQGNFVFSLPIFTWFHAFGDVLRFVLEVNAAFMTFLLMLAIPLTFVIRDARRAMLRFRLMGPDGFDPDVDSIEPYMAGARKVFADHPDVSVFVFGHTHDAFLESEPDGRIVFNTGTWLKLLRRVPVRFGYLPSVYVPSFRLNYFHLHSSDGEPVIDYVEIPKTPDARELTGLQKLLLFGRRPPEPRPIAARTVIPARVPVEVAGST